From the Malassezia vespertilionis chromosome 5, complete sequence genome, the window AGAGAGCACGGACAAGACGGATTCAGGCAAGCCAGGCTCGCAGCTTGAGGACAGTGTGACGGAGAGTATTCTCGGGCCGTTttttggcgagcgcgacggacGGCCGTTTGTGCAGTTTGCTACTACGGCGGAGCTTATGCATCAGTACCAGCAGGATGCACGACGAGGGAAGAAGGATACGCGTGGTGAGCTGGATATGTACGATACCCTGCGCATTAAGCACGCTGTATCGGTAGATGCGCGGAGCTACGCACCGTCCACAGGAGTCGAGGATGCGATCGATGCGCCGGTAAGGATGCGCCAGCACTTTGTGCATCCGCCTAGTGCGTACccatcgcgccgcgcacgcgaTGCTGCTGGACACGGCGACTTATACAGCAGCGAAGAAATGTCGCTGCGGAGTGCACAAGTGCGCGATGCGTTGTTTGGCACGGTTGCTGGAGAACTGCCGGGCCTCGAAGCTGTGCGTGACCGTGAGCGTGCGTGGAAGAAGGGTGATCAGGAAGAAAAGTAGCTTTATACAACCGTTTACACGTCAATGGCGCTGGCATGGCATggcatgcgccgtcgcgccgcactttTACGCGAGCATCATTTACTATATGAATGACAATATTGCAAAGGCCCAATGTCTACCGCGCCAATGGTTTAGTGGTAAAATACAGCTTTGCCATCGTACGATGTAGCTGTGCCGGGGGTTCGATTCCCCCTTGGCGCATTTTTTTTCTCATGCCAAAGGCACGTGCCAaagtgcgcgccgctcctctTTTTAccacagcgcgctgcggttCATTCGAGCATGAGTGGAACGTCGGCAGGCCCGATCCTGCCCGTAGTCAACATTGATGTAAACTATGACGAGCAGCGTGAGAAGATTGCCGACTTTTTGGAGCACTTCaaagcgcctgcacagcaGGTTCCGCCCCTCTCGGAAGTCGGCGCGATGGATGCACACGGCCCGACCGCGAATGCGCCTTCTGCACAGCTGGACCGACTGGATACAGAGGACGGAATGGAAGTCGAGGATGTGTTTCATTCCAGTCCGGCGCTGGCAGGCGATATAATTGTGGAAAAGTACATGGTCCAACTGCAGCGGATTGCGAATCGCGACCAAGATAAGCTTACCATTGAGCTTGACGATATAGTGCAGTTTCGGGGCGCCAACGGCGCGAGTGgtgcgtcgcttgcgtACGCAATCCGCGGGAATGCGCGGCAGTATTTGAACCTGTTTTACGAGGTCGTTGATAAGCTCATGCCGAGCCCGGACCGCGATATTAGCGACAAAGACGATGTGTTGGACGTGATTCGACACCAGCGACTGGAGCGCAACGTGGTGAACGAAGAGCATGACGAGAATGCCGGCGAGGTGCCCGACATATTTCCGACCAGCCTCTTACGGCGCTACATGGTTTTCCTGAAGCCGCTCTCGAGCGACACACCtcttgccgtgcgcaacatCCGCGGTGCACAgatcggcaagctgctgagcgtgcgtggcatTGTGACCCGCATATCCGACGTGAAACCCAATATTCAAGTCGATGCGTATGCGTGTGatgtgtgcggcgccgaagTGTTCCAGGAGGTGACTGGCCGCCAGTTTATGCCGCTCAACTTTTGCACGAGCCGGGTGTGTGTGACGAACAAGAtccgtgcgccgctgtatccccaagcgcgtgcgagcAAATTTGTCGCATTCCAAGACGTGCGGATCCAGGAAATGACCGACCAAGTCCCGGTCGGGCATATCCCGCGCACAATGACGATCCACTTGTACGGGCGCCTTACGCGGTCCATGACGCCGGGCGACATTGTCGATATTGGCGGAATCTTTTTGCCGGTGCCATTCACAGGCTTCCGCGCGATCCGTGCGGGGCTGCTGACGGATACGTATTTGGACGCGCAGTGCGTAAAGCAGCTGAAAAAGTCGTACCAAAACCTGGTCCTCACGCCCGAGGACCAGCTAGAGATTGAGATGCTGCGTTCGGACCCTGCATTGTACtcgcgccttgccgcgaGCATTGCGCCGGAGATTTACGGGCACGAGGACGTAAAAAAGAcgctcctgctcctgctgGTCGGTGGCTGTAGCAAGGCCATGGGCGACGGCCTCAAGATCCGTGGCGACTTGAACGTGTGTTTGATGGGCGATCCGGGTGTGGCCAAGTCGCAAATGCTCAAGTACATTGCCAAAGTCGCTCCGCGCGGCCTCTACACTACCGGACGCGGTTCTTCCAGCGCCGGTCTCACTGCCGCAGTTCTGCGCGATCCTGTGACGAACGAAATGGTACTGGAAGGCGGTGCTTTGGTCCTTGCCGACAATGGGATTGCGTGCATTGACGAGTTTGACAagatggacgaggcggacCGCACCGCGATCCACGAAGTCATGGAGCAGCAGACCATTTCCATCAGCAAGGCGGGGATTAACACGACActcaatgcacgcacctcCATCCTTGCCGCAGCAAACCCCTTGTATGGGCAGTACAACCCGCGCATTTCTCCTGTGGACAATATCAATTTGCccgctgcgctgctctctCGTTTCGACATTCTTTACCTCATTCTTGACAAACCGTCGCGCGACACGGACGAaatgcttgcgcagcacattaCCTACGTGCACATGTTTaaccaagcgccgccgcaagaCCACGACGTGATTCCTTCGCAAGTTTTGCGCCACTTtattgctgctgctcggcagcaCCGGCCCGTCATTCCAGCGACTGTGTCGGACTATATCGTGAGTGCGTATGTGCAGCTCCGCGCACAACAcaagctcgacgaggagcgcgaatCTGCGTTTACCTACACGTcggcacgcacgctcctTGGCGTCATTCGTCTTGCacaggcgcttgcgcggcttCGTTTTGCCTCCGAGGTGGAGAATGGCGACGTGGAAGAGGCACTGCGTCTTATGGATGTGAGCAAAGCCTCACTCTACACA encodes:
- the mcm7 gene encoding DNA helicase (COG:L; EggNog:ENOG503NVJW), with translation MSGTSAGPILPVVNIDVNYDEQREKIADFLEHFKAPAQQVPPLSEVGAMDAHGPTANAPSAQLDRLDTEDGMEVEDVFHSSPALAGDIIVEKYMVQLQRIANRDQDKLTIELDDIVQFRGANGASGASLAYAIRGNARQYLNLFYEVVDKLMPSPDRDISDKDDVLDVIRHQRLERNVVNEEHDENAGEVPDIFPTSLLRRYMVFLKPLSSDTPLAVRNIRGAQIGKLLSVRGIVTRISDVKPNIQVDAYACDVCGAEVFQEVTGRQFMPLNFCTSRVCVTNKIRAPLYPQARASKFVAFQDVRIQEMTDQVPVGHIPRTMTIHLYGRLTRSMTPGDIVDIGGIFLPVPFTGFRAIRAGLLTDTYLDAQCVKQLKKSYQNLVLTPEDQLEIEMLRSDPALYSRLAASIAPEIYGHEDVKKTLLLLLVGGCSKAMGDGLKIRGDLNVCLMGDPGVAKSQMLKYIAKVAPRGLYTTGRGSSSAGLTAAVLRDPVTNEMVLEGGALVLADNGIACIDEFDKMDEADRTAIHEVMEQQTISISKAGINTTLNARTSILAAANPLYGQYNPRISPVDNINLPAALLSRFDILYLILDKPSRDTDEMLAQHITYVHMFNQAPPQDHDVIPSQVLRHFIAAARQHRPVIPATVSDYIVSAYVQLRAQHKLDEERESAFTYTSARTLLGVIRLAQALARLRFASEVENGDVEEALRLMDVSKASLYTHNRRGDLGDDQTPVSKIFRILREMAAQAGAEETLGRRHGGAAGALGEVTMRDFRERVLHGGFVEDQLQETLQEYASLGVIQLVGNSILFL
- a CDS encoding uncharacterized protein (EggNog:ENOG503PKDH) produces the protein MVGAGMLARSAGVRAFCTSAPSNISRKAQRQIRRRRDDQLRDAIALYHLTPSFYPPESTDKTDSGKPGSQLEDSVTESILGPFFGERDGRPFVQFATTAELMHQYQQDARRGKKDTRGELDMYDTLRIKHAVSVDARSYAPSTGVEDAIDAPVRMRQHFVHPPSAYPSRRARDAAGHGDLYSSEEMSLRSAQVRDALFGTVAGELPGLEAVRDRERAWKKGDQEEK